A window of the Tripterygium wilfordii isolate XIE 37 chromosome 12, ASM1340144v1, whole genome shotgun sequence genome harbors these coding sequences:
- the LOC120010152 gene encoding phosphoglycerate mutase-like protein AT74: MYNFHKLSSPGIEKQMYPQDLQQHHTKLLPKRIILVRHGESEGNLDTSAYATTPDNKIPLTPVGLAQARQAGTHLHSLISGNGSCPNWRVYFYVSPYERTRSTLREIGRAFPRNRVIGVREECRVREQDFGNFQVAERMKVIKEIRKRFGRFFYRFPEGESAADVFDRVSSFLESLWRDIDLNRLKNNPFQDLNLVIVSHGLATRVFLMKWFKWTVEQFERLNNLGNCEIQVMQLGEGGEYSLAIHHSEEEMLEWGLSPEMIADQKWRVHANRGEWNDNCPWYFDEFFDCLADSDDDIKRDEDTNGDSLIPCTQTDQ; this comes from the exons ATGTATAATTTCCACAAGTTGAGTAGTCCAGGAATCGAGAAACAAATGTACCCACAAGATCTGCAACAGCACCATACCAAGTTACTCCCCAAGCGTATAATCTTGGTGCGTCATGGAGAGTCCGAAGGGAACCTAGACACATCGGCATATGCAACTACCCCAGATAACAAGATCCCATTAACGCCGGTGGGTCTTGCTCAGGCGCGTCAGGCCGGGACCCACCTGCATTCACTCATTTCCGGTAATGGGTCTTGTCCTAACTGGCGCGTCTACTTTTACGTTTCCCCTTACGAGCGTACGCGCTCCACGCTTCGTGAGATTGGGCGTGCATTTCCGAGGAATCGGGTGATCGGAGTGAGAGAGGAGTGCAGGGTGAGGGAGCAGGATTTCGGGAATTTTCAGGTTGCGGAGCGAATGAAGGTGATCAAGGAGATCAGGAAGAGGTTTGGGAGGTTTTTTTATCGGTTCCCGGAAGGCGAGTCTGCCGCCGACGTCTTTGATCGCGTTTCCA GTTTTCTTGAATCTCTCTGGAGGGACATAGACTTGAACAGGCTTAAAAATAACCCGTTCCAAGACCTAAACCTCGTAATTGTATCTCATGGGCTCGCTACACGTGTGTTTCTCATGAAGTGGTTCAAATGGACGGTTGAACAATTTGAGCGCTTAAACAATCTTGGGAATTGCGAGATTCAGGTAATGCAGTTGGGGGAAGGTGGAGAATACAGCTTAGCAATCCATCACTCAGAAGAAGAGATGCTAGAATGGGGACTTTCACCTGAGATGATAGCTGACCAAAAATGGCGAGTTCATGCCAATAGGGGTGAGTGGAACGATAACTGTCCATGGTACTTTGATGAATTTTTCGATTGTTTAGCAGATTCAGACGATGATATTAAAAGAGATGAAGATACTAATGGTGATTCTTTGATTCCATGTACACAGACTGACCAGTAA
- the LOC120011355 gene encoding uncharacterized protein LOC120011355: MMTFWRRSVHSFMGLSSINITDHNKDQKPPPKCYGGLQGLVNATGDIHRPPNVVESSSVKSSSSSTSPSHKVDARGIGYFVDEDVDGLMSCTESLGFESSYERRVDDHNDETELLCPKTTLLSSSSSRIKWRRRRRFEESKFPPPLSSLYQNGQPSFFLHPVRKDGRLELTEVRIDRSRVFHAFREDGRLRLHIIRDDIHDEDVEDEQEKVVEVEEVVEEERVVGGGEWRFEGFRRCHQNPHGHHNDYHQHHHHHSLLGEVI, encoded by the coding sequence ATGATGACTTTTTGGAGAAGGAGCGTTCACTCCTTTATGGGTctctcttcaatcaatattACTGATCATAATAAGGATCAGAAGCCGCCTCCAAAATGTTATGGAGGTCTTCAAGGTCTTGTAAATGCCACCGGAGACATTCACCGTCCACCAAATGTTGTCGAGTCTTCGTCTGTCAAGTCGTCCTCATCATCAACCTCGCCGTCACATAAGGTGGATGCCAGGGGGATTGGATATTTCGTTGACGAGGACGTTGATGGGTTGATGTCGTGCACGGagagtttagggtttgagaGTTCTTACGAGAGAAGAGTTGATGATCATAACGATGAAACCGAGCTACTTTGTCCTAAAACGACGttgttgtcttcttcttcttcgaggATCAAATGGAGGCGGAGGAGGAGGTTCGAGGAGAGTAAGTTTCCACCGCCACTTTCTTCGTTGTATCAAAATGGACAGCCGAGTTTCTTTCTCCATCCGGTGAGGAAGGATGGGAGGTTAGAGTTAACTGAGGTTAGGATTGATAGGTCTCGTGTTTTTCATGCTTTTAGAGAAGATGGACGGCTGAGATTGCATATTATTAGAGACGATATTCATGATGAGGATGTCGAAGATGAGCAAGAAAAAGTCgtggaggtggaggaggtggtggaggaAGAGAGAGTCGTTGGTGGTGGGGAATGGAGGTTTGAAGGGTTTAGGAGGTGTCATCAGAACCCTCACGGTCATCACAACGATTAtcatcaacaccaccaccaccatagcTTGTTGGGTGAGGTTATCTAG
- the LOC120010494 gene encoding protein DMP10-like translates to MDNYKLQIPATPSTPTLPKYGNKRLATAANLTNLLPTGTVLAFQTLIPSFSNNGKCEVANKCLTLGIIVCCSVACFLSSFTDSFSTSEGKLFYGIATFKGMYVFNNDEEIGEEDNPQFLDKFRICLIDFVHAFASLIVFLVFAFSGSEVQTCLFPKQGPNRHALMVNLPLGAGLLASFLFMIFPTRRRGIGYADLTPSRK, encoded by the coding sequence ATGGATAATTATAAACTCCAAATTCCAGCAACACCATCTACACCTACATTGCCAAAATATGGCAACAAGAGGTTAGCCACAGCAGCCAACCTTACAAACCTTCTGCCGACCGGCACGGTCCTCGCATTCCAAACCCTAATTCCTTCATTCTCCAACAATGGAAAATGTGAAGTTGCCAACAAGTGTCTAACTTTAGGGATCATTGTATGTTGTTCTGTGGCTtgttttctctcctccttcaccGATAGCTTCTCGACTAGCGAAGGGAAGCTCTTCTATGGGATCGCCACTTTCAAGGGCATGTACGTGTTCAACAACGATGAAGAAATCGGAGAGGAAGATAATCCACAGTTCTTGGACAAGTTCAGAATTTGTTTGATAGATTTTGTGCATGCCTTTGCGTCGTTGATTGTGTTTTTGGTGTTTGCTTTTAGTGGCTCTGAAGTGCAAACATGTTTGTTTCCTAAACAAGGACCTAATAGGCATGCATTGATGGTGAATTTGCCTTTAGGAGCTGGGCTCTTGGCAAGCTTTTTGTTCATGATTTTCCCTACCAGACGTAGAGGAATTGGGTACGCCGACTTGACTCCTTCCAGGAAATAA
- the LOC120010327 gene encoding putative F-box protein At2g33200 isoform X2 — MLDLPMSPKRRKVVVKESRDWSDLHGDILRLIKEKLCLIDQLRFRAVCRSWRSVPYVKSADKLPWILGLRKAFGCKFLAYYLYDPFNRIEYVLGHQLARSHNVEVYASKHGWLFLGDHESKLFLYHAFTKKTIHLPTLKLASTFFRSTGTFSTIPTSSDCVFYVLDSGWNQTDSIMLYTYRNGDLTWMMWAFDIACGDWRQIPIDASEIKYLDSDFQAKGMSPYRSFKVVESCGELLLVYYRFAFKPWYVFKLDWSLMAWVKQVELGNHALFIGETSFSIPTDGEIKSLAGHIYFHGDVRPHFYSFKNSARHKNSEFRPLRCKYYSHLKRLPRQFEWVWIEPHS; from the exons ATGCTGGACCTGCCAATGTCTCCTAAGAGAAGAAAGGTTGTTGTGAAAGAAAGTAGAGATTGGTCTGATCTTCATGGAGATATCTTGagattaattaaagaaaaactaTGTCTTATTGACCAATTGAGATTCAGGGCTGTTTGTCGGAGCTGGCGTTCTGTTCCTTATGTCAAGTCTGCTGATAAACTACCGTGGATATTAGGATTGCGCAAAGCATTTGGCTGTAAATTTCTAGCATACTACCTCTATGATCCATTTAACCGTATAGAGTATGTCCTGGGTCATCAGTTGGCTAGATCTCATAATGTGGAAGTTTATGCATCCAAACATGGTTGGCTATTTCTTGGGGATCATGAGAGTAAATTGTTCTTATACCATGCTTTCACTAAGAAAACCATTCATTTACCCACCCTGAAGCTTGCTAGTACTTTTTTTCGTAGCACAGGTACATTCTCCACTATTCCAACTTCTTCGGATTGTGTGTTTTATGTGTTGGATAGCGGGTGGAATCAGACAGATTCAATTATGTTATACACTTATCGCAATGGTGATCTAACATGGA TGATGTGGGCATTTGACATTGCTTGTGGAGATTGGCGCCAAATCCCCATTGATGCATCAGAGATCAAGTATCTGGATTCTGACTTTCAAGCAAAGGGAATGTCTCCGTACCGTTCCTTTAAAGTGGTTGAGTCCTGTGGAGAACTTTTGTTGGTGTATTATCGTTTTGCATTTAAGCCCTGGTACGTTTTCAAACTGGACTGGTCTCTAATGGCATGGGTGAAGCAAGTTGAATTAGGTAATCATGCATTGTTTATTGGCGAGACTTCATTCTCGATTCCAACAGATGGGGAAATCAAATCTTTAGCTGGTCATATCTATTTTCACGGTGACGTGAGGCCTCACTTCTACAGTTTCAAAAACAGTGCTCGTCACAAAAACAGTGAGTTCCGTCCATTGAGATGCAAGTACTACTCCCACCTCAAAAGGCTTCCACGACAATTCGAGTGGGTTTGGATAGAACCTCATTCGTAA
- the LOC120010327 gene encoding F-box protein At1g49360-like isoform X3 encodes MLDLPMSPKRRKVVVKESRDWSDLHGDILRLIKEKLCLIDQLRFRAVCRSWRSVPYVKSADKLPWILGLRKAFGCKFLAYYLYDPFNRIEYVLGHQLARSHNVEVYASKHGWLFLGDHESKLFLYHAFTKKTIHLPTLKLASTFFRSTGTFSTIPTSSDCVFYVLDSGWNQTDSIMLYTYRNGDLTWSKFELANPSLSLNIICSKEGLLYCFFDMAVMWAFDIACGDWRQIPIDASEIKYLDSDFQAKGMSPYRSFKVVESCGELLLVYYRFAFKP; translated from the exons ATGCTGGACCTGCCAATGTCTCCTAAGAGAAGAAAGGTTGTTGTGAAAGAAAGTAGAGATTGGTCTGATCTTCATGGAGATATCTTGagattaattaaagaaaaactaTGTCTTATTGACCAATTGAGATTCAGGGCTGTTTGTCGGAGCTGGCGTTCTGTTCCTTATGTCAAGTCTGCTGATAAACTACCGTGGATATTAGGATTGCGCAAAGCATTTGGCTGTAAATTTCTAGCATACTACCTCTATGATCCATTTAACCGTATAGAGTATGTCCTGGGTCATCAGTTGGCTAGATCTCATAATGTGGAAGTTTATGCATCCAAACATGGTTGGCTATTTCTTGGGGATCATGAGAGTAAATTGTTCTTATACCATGCTTTCACTAAGAAAACCATTCATTTACCCACCCTGAAGCTTGCTAGTACTTTTTTTCGTAGCACAGGTACATTCTCCACTATTCCAACTTCTTCGGATTGTGTGTTTTATGTGTTGGATAGCGGGTGGAATCAGACAGATTCAATTATGTTATACACTTATCGCAATGGTGATCTAACATGGAGTAAGTTTGAGCTTGCgaatccttctctttctttgaACATCATTTGTAGCAAGGAAGGTCTTTTGTACTGTTTTTTTGATATGGCAGTGATGTGGGCATTTGACATTGCTTGTGGAGATTGGCGCCAAATCCCCATTGATGCATCAGAGATCAAGTATCTGGATTCTGACTTTCAAGCAAAGGGAATGTCTCCGTACCGTTCCTTTAAAGTGGTTGAGTCCTGTGGAGAACTTTTGTTGGTGTATTATCGTTTTGCATTTAAGCCCTG A
- the LOC120010327 gene encoding F-box protein At1g49360-like isoform X1, protein MLDLPMSPKRRKVVVKESRDWSDLHGDILRLIKEKLCLIDQLRFRAVCRSWRSVPYVKSADKLPWILGLRKAFGCKFLAYYLYDPFNRIEYVLGHQLARSHNVEVYASKHGWLFLGDHESKLFLYHAFTKKTIHLPTLKLASTFFRSTGTFSTIPTSSDCVFYVLDSGWNQTDSIMLYTYRNGDLTWSKFELANPSLSLNIICSKEGLLYCFFDMAVMWAFDIACGDWRQIPIDASEIKYLDSDFQAKGMSPYRSFKVVESCGELLLVYYRFAFKPWYVFKLDWSLMAWVKQVELGNHALFIGETSFSIPTDGEIKSLAGHIYFHGDVRPHFYSFKNSARHKNSEFRPLRCKYYSHLKRLPRQFEWVWIEPHS, encoded by the coding sequence ATGCTGGACCTGCCAATGTCTCCTAAGAGAAGAAAGGTTGTTGTGAAAGAAAGTAGAGATTGGTCTGATCTTCATGGAGATATCTTGagattaattaaagaaaaactaTGTCTTATTGACCAATTGAGATTCAGGGCTGTTTGTCGGAGCTGGCGTTCTGTTCCTTATGTCAAGTCTGCTGATAAACTACCGTGGATATTAGGATTGCGCAAAGCATTTGGCTGTAAATTTCTAGCATACTACCTCTATGATCCATTTAACCGTATAGAGTATGTCCTGGGTCATCAGTTGGCTAGATCTCATAATGTGGAAGTTTATGCATCCAAACATGGTTGGCTATTTCTTGGGGATCATGAGAGTAAATTGTTCTTATACCATGCTTTCACTAAGAAAACCATTCATTTACCCACCCTGAAGCTTGCTAGTACTTTTTTTCGTAGCACAGGTACATTCTCCACTATTCCAACTTCTTCGGATTGTGTGTTTTATGTGTTGGATAGCGGGTGGAATCAGACAGATTCAATTATGTTATACACTTATCGCAATGGTGATCTAACATGGAGTAAGTTTGAGCTTGCgaatccttctctttctttgaACATCATTTGTAGCAAGGAAGGTCTTTTGTACTGTTTTTTTGATATGGCAGTGATGTGGGCATTTGACATTGCTTGTGGAGATTGGCGCCAAATCCCCATTGATGCATCAGAGATCAAGTATCTGGATTCTGACTTTCAAGCAAAGGGAATGTCTCCGTACCGTTCCTTTAAAGTGGTTGAGTCCTGTGGAGAACTTTTGTTGGTGTATTATCGTTTTGCATTTAAGCCCTGGTACGTTTTCAAACTGGACTGGTCTCTAATGGCATGGGTGAAGCAAGTTGAATTAGGTAATCATGCATTGTTTATTGGCGAGACTTCATTCTCGATTCCAACAGATGGGGAAATCAAATCTTTAGCTGGTCATATCTATTTTCACGGTGACGTGAGGCCTCACTTCTACAGTTTCAAAAACAGTGCTCGTCACAAAAACAGTGAGTTCCGTCCATTGAGATGCAAGTACTACTCCCACCTCAAAAGGCTTCCACGACAATTCGAGTGGGTTTGGATAGAACCTCATTCGTAA
- the LOC120010495 gene encoding putative receptor-like protein kinase At3g47110, with product MLVAVRTAACKSIEKLSKHILRMKNNNWNPSFVYCDLKPGNVLLDSNMVADVADFFDWHLAMYLPEIHQKTRVVQLDQGAPSVTLLQRYSLRRNPQDKMFEEGLSLNKFASAVKEALVTLAIVIASAAAATMVACTVVECLASTIKVGLSRASHSAKERLTMRVALNKLQERKRSTMEFDRKEYEKCLIYELSLVCSESCNNYIQGK from the exons ATGTTGGTTGCAGTGAGAACAGCTGCTTGCAAAAGTATCGAAAAACTGTCCAAACACATTCtaaggatgaaaaataataactgGAACCCCTCATTTGTCTACTGTGACTTGAAACCTGGAAATGTACTTCTAGATAGTAATATGGTTGCTGATGTTGCTGATTTCTTTGATTGGCATTTGGCAATGTATTTGCCCGAAATCCATCAGAAAACGAGAGTAGTACAGTTGGATCAAGGGGCTCCATCGGTTACATTGCTCCAG AGATATTCATTGCGAAGAAACCCACAGGACAAAATGTTCGAGGAAGGTTTGAGCCTAAATAAATTCGCATCAGCAGTGAAAGAAGCACTAGTTACTCTAGCCATAGTAATagcatcagcagcagcagcaacaatgGTTGCCTGTACAGTTGTGGAGTGTTTAGCTTCAACGATAAAAGTGGGTCTTTCGCGTGCCTCTCATTCAGCGAAAGAGCGTTTAACCATGAGAGTTGCATTGAATAAGTTGCAGGAGAGAAAAAGGTCTACAATGGAGTTTGACAGAAAAGAATATGAAAAATGCCTAATCTATGAATTATCTCTCGTATGTTCTGAAAGCTGTAATAATTACATTCAAGGAAAATGA
- the LOC120010326 gene encoding probable LRR receptor-like serine/threonine-protein kinase RKF3 has product MSISFIFFAFKLGFAALFCSFSTAYCLTNSNRNLSGETSCPLNFDLLREIVTGAPWRPSLTDVPSRCGHVIDGIRYVRSAYLQTNGYFFPPPATAPTCWDTYQNVVDELSPDFDIQTHCGYHPEWFWQGCGNITSREQFENRIPASEMDRMRLSCNQSLENSTKCESCTNILSSTGKMYLDGSGNWSAMDCSVYMFMYAAASVNQLGLTDQATTKCLLRLQFAIKSSVKKRHKVNLSGVVGGFMFGILVAFLTIWFVWTIFRKYGCKKNNLVEGEREKEKEKEKDNSVEEDETSLVFGHGLYSKSPNLVKFRIEEIKRATMNFSRCNIIGKGGYGNVYKGVLRDGTEVALKRFKNCSALGDANFEHELEIIASVRHVNLVALKGYCTATNPMEGHQRIIVCDLMHNGSLYDHLFETGQKKKKLSWPIRQKIALGTARGLCYLHYGVHPAIIHRDIKASNILLDETFEPKVADFGLAKFNNAAGMSHLSTRVAGTLGYVAPEYALYGKLTERSDVYSFGVLLLELLSGKKAFENNDGKPSLLADWAWSLVQQGKASDIIEKDMAELGISEVMEQYVYTATLCAHPILHARPTMDQIVNILEAETPTNPIPAAYLDSEPVSVGWSYMSSSSSINNDRPLISETMVDTEC; this is encoded by the coding sequence ATGTCCatttccttcatcttctttgcaTTCAAATTAGGCTTTGCAGCGTTGTTCTGCAGTTTTTCCACTGCTTATTGTCTCACAAACTCAAACAGAAACCTTAGTGGAGAAACCTCTTGTCCATTGAACTTTGATCTTCTTCGCGAGATTGTCACCGGTGCTCCATGGAGGCCTTCACTTACAGACGTGCCTTCTCGGTGTGGACATGTTATTGATGGAATCCGTTATGTACGATCAGCGTATCTTCAGACCAACGGGTACTTCTTTCCACCTCCTGCGACTGCTCCTACATGTTGGGATACATACCAGAATGTGGTTGACGAATTGTCGCCGGATTTTGATATCCAAACTCATTGTGGGTATCATCCAGAGTGGTTTTGGCAGGGCTGTGGAAACATAACATCTAGGGAACAGTTTGAGAACCGGATTCCAGCGTCCGAAATGGATCGAATGAGGCTTAGTTGCAATCAGTCGCTGGAGAATAGTACTAAATGTGAGTCGTGTACTAACATATTGTCAAGTACTGGGAAAATGTATCTTGATGGTTCTGGAAATTGGTCTGCAATGGATTGTTCCGTGTACATGTTTATGTATGCAGCTGCTTCTGTTAATCAGCTTGGACTGACAGATCAAGCGACGACAAAATGTTTGTTGAGGCTTCAATTTGCAATAAAATCATCTGTCAAAAAGAGGCACAAGGTTAATCTTTCTGGTGTGGTTGGAGGTTTTATGTTTGGAATCTTGGTAGCTTTTTTGACGATCTGGTTCGTCTGGACGATATTCAGAAAATATGGGTGCAAGAAGAACAATCTTGttgaaggggagagagagaaggagaaggagaaggagaaggacaaCTCTGTCGAAGAAGACGAGACGAGCTTGGTCTTTGGGCATGGCTTGTACAGCAAAAGTCCCAACTTGGTCAAGTTCAGAATAGAAGAAATCAAAAGAGCTACCATGAATTTCTCAAGGTGTAATATAATTGGTAAGGGAGGCTATGGCAATGTATACAAGGGAGTACTGAGAGACGGAACTGAAGTCGCATTGAAGAGGTTCAAAAACTGTTCTGCATTAGGCGACGCAAATTTTGAACATGAATTGGAGATCATTGCAAGTGTAAGGCATGTCAATCTTGTTGCTTTGAAAGGATATTGTACTGCAACAAATCCCATGGAAGGTCACCAACGAATCATCGTTTGCGACTTGATGCATAACGGAAGCCTTTACGATCATCTCTTCGAAACtggacagaagaagaagaagctaagCTGGCCGATTCGTCAGAAGATAGCCCTTGGGACAGCGCGAGGATTGTGTTATTTACATTATGGTGTGCATCCAGCCATCATACATAGAGATATTAAAGCAAGTAACATACTTCTGGACGAGACGTTCGAGCCAAAAGTTGCAGATTTCGGTCTTGCAAAGTTTAATAATGCAGCAGGAATGTCACACTTGAGCACCAGAGTTGCTGGAACTCTTGGATATGTAGCTCCTGAGTACGCCCTGTACGGGAAATTAACCGAGAGAAGTGATGTTTATAGCTTTGGCGTTCTGCTTCTTGAGCTTCTAAGCGGGAAAAAAGCGTTTGAAAATAATGATGGAAAGCCTTCGCTTTTAGCAGATTGGGCATGGTCTCTGGTGCAGCAGGGCAAAGCTTCGGACATCATCGAAAAAGATATGGCGGAATTGGGGATATCAGAAGTGATGGAGCAATATGTCTACACTGCTACTCTTTGTGCTCATCCAATCTTACATGCTAGGCCTACCATGGACCAGATTGTGAATATATTAGAAGCCGAAACGCCTACCAATCCGATTCCTGCAGCATATCTTGATAGTGAGCCTGTCAGTGTTGGATGGAGCTATATGTCCAGTTCTTCAAGCATAAATAATGATCGTCCGCTAATATCTGAGACAATGGTAGACACAGAGTGTTGA